The genomic window cgacaatcgatcctaaaacctggtctcccaactaccaccatgagaccggtaaaatagaaaatctatcaagggcaaacctttgcatTGCTCATGGTCCACTTGCGCtggatgaagacgatcttgactccctcaagctggaccacctttcttgaatgtgttggctcggtgaagactagtagattgctcccccatactccactatgggtgagccgcTCTTCGACACATCTTCGCAAGTCCACTgccaccacaatggatggcaagcttcaagcatatgatctcttcgtgatgatcctacttgaacttgcacaccgcaacctaaccccacaaagaactctcacaaagaccatgggttagtacacaaagcgtaattgacaatgcttaccataccatgggatcgcttgatccctctcgatacatcttctatgctttgtgtattgatcaacttgattcactctttgacttagtcttgatcaacctttaatctttccaactctcttcatttggatgatgtcttgaaggtaaacatgaatgatcacacactcttcttcttcaagacatgcttgctataagctcaacactcatatgaccaatctttggataattccttaatagcaccttggtcatcacaaactctccttgagaccaataaatggactccaagaaaagcctatggacaaacccttcaaatataactcaaggcaaccattagtccatagagattgtcatcaattaccaaaaccacacatgggggcaccgcatctCCTTTCAAGCGGTCAACCTAGCTGCAAGCTCAGCTACCGTAGTAGCAGGATGATCGGCCCACCTAGCTTgttccacagtatctctgaacgaATCTTCAGTTTCCCACATACACTCATAATGAAACGACCTCTTTAGTGCAATCCTCAAGTTACTAGCTTCCAGCTCATTTAGCAAAAGAATTGGACAGTGATCTGATTTTGCCGTCGTGAGATGTTCCACTGAAGCAAAGGGAAACATAGCCGACCATGACGGAGTTGCGAGGGCGCGGTCAAGTCGAACCCGGCAATATTCTCCTCCTACCATTCTTTTTTCAAACGTCCAATCCAGGCCTTTGTATCGATCTGCAAGCTCGCACACGTCGACAGCCTCTCTGAAACCCGCTATCTGTGCGCTATCCCTCTCATTTGGTCCCATCTGCTCCTCTGGACGGAGAATTTCATTAAAATCACCCATGCAAACCCACGACAGCGTATTTTCTCCTCGCAAAAACTTCATAGTGTCCCAAGTTTTGTATCTAAGACTCCTGTTTGCAGCTCCATAGAAGCAAGACAAGTGCCATGGTTCTTTGCCCGGATCTTTAATTACCGAGTCAATGTGATACtgagaaaaactttttattttcaGGGCAACAATATTCTTCCAGTACAAGCACAAACCTCCACTACGACCACTGCTAGCTACTCCAAAACTACCACTAAAACCCAGACTACCCGCCAAACCTTCCACCCTATACTTCGCAAAGCTGAGTTTCAACTATGCAAAGCACATCCGGTGCACAAGCCTCCACTAGATCGCGGAGCTCACGAACCGTCGCGGGGTCGCCAATCCCACGACAGTTCCAACATAATGTCCTCATTTGGCCCGACGGTCCCCCAAATCAGAGGTTGCCTTAGTGCCTAGCTCCATCTCCTCTGCTCCTTGCTCATCCCCCCGCTTCCTCCTCTTTACTATTGGTGCCTTCTCTGGGATTGATGCCGAAGCTGCATTGGCATCATGAGTTGCTCCATCCAACCCATTTTCCAGCTGCAGAACTATCCCATCAAGGTTTGGTATAGGCTGCCCACGAATGTTCATAGTCCCATCCGAAGAGACCAACCTCTTAAGAGCATTAGTGTTGTCCGATAGGTTATGTTCATAAACAGCATGCTCCATCGCTTCCGTTTCAGAATGCTCCTTcggccttctcctctctcccatCGATCCCCCTCCACTTTGTCTTCCTCCCCGAGCTCCTCTTCCCCCCGATCTCCCCCTAGCACTTCCATCCATACCTCCCCTCCCCATAGAGCATAAGGCTGGCTGGCCCGGGTTCCACAATAACCATTCACCCCACTCGCAGGTGCGTGGATCATGCGCGCCGTCACCACACTCTTCAACCGTGTGGCCCATCAGACCGCAGAAGAAGCAATAATATGGTAGCTTGTCATAAAACACTAGGTATTTCTTCCTTTCTTTCAGAGTGATCGGGACAAATCTCACCAAGGGAGTGTTGACATCCACAAAGACTCTAACTCGCAAATACCAGCCGGGTTTATTTTGCCCTCATTCACAAGCACCGTAAACGGTGGTTCTCCCACCTTTGCGGCCACCCGTTCTGCTAGTTCTTTTTTGCTATAAGCCCATCAGGCAACCCTTTTATCCTTGCCCTCACCGGCAGTTTATTCAGCTTATACTCAGCCACATCAGTAAAGCCATCGTACTCTTGAAGGATCACTGGAGCATTTCGAAAAATTCATGGCCCTCCTTCCATCACCCTCTTCCACTCTCCAAGGCAATGACACTGAACTAGGaacaagttcaggcccttcacgtTAATTGTCACACCCTGTGCAGACGCCCACACGTTCCTCATCTGCCTGAGCAGCGCAGCATGGCTGAAGGGTTTGGTAGTGTGAACCCTAAACAGACTTAGCCAGCGCACTCCTTCAATCAGGTCTTCAACCTCGCCCGACAGGTCCagatcgtcctcctcctccccatgTAGATGCATACCTGTGAATTTGTCCTCCAGATCTGGTTCTGGGCCATAGCCCcaatcttcatcttcatcctcccCGACTGCCGCGCCAAGATCTGCTCCCGGCTCCACCGGCGCCCTGCCATCTCCAACTCCATCCGCCAACTGGCTTCCCTCTCCTATCTCCATCTCCTTCCCTGCATCATCTACTTCCTTCCCTCTACTAACTCTACCCCCCAGCTCCATCGCCAAAGGCGTCGGTCCTGCCATGCAGCCTGGCCTGCAAAACTCTCTCGATTGATAGGACTTCAGGCCGCCGAACGGATCTGGCCACCGTGAAGGATTGACGTGGACTCCGCCATCACCGCTGGAGGTCAGGTTGGAACCCTAGATGGGGATAACTCTTGTTTctacaaaaaaaaaaaaacaggcgTTAGTTTCTGTCGCTAGCTCTGACTGTGCtcgctgggccaggcccatgtcaCGCATGGGACGCGAGCGCACCATCTCCCTTTTCGTTCGTCTTGTGCTGGCCCAAACTAGCCTTCCACAGCCCAATATAAGCCTCTCCGTTCCAAGGTGTCCACTCCTCTCGGTCCCAAAACCCTAGCAGCCTCTCCCACCCCGCGCCATCCCACCCccgccgcagccgcagcagcagcCGTAGCCCGATGGAAGTCGACAGAGCCCCGACCGCTGCCGCGGCAGGAGGATCCTCCTCTGGCGCGATGGCGGTGGACgcggccggcggcgtggagaagccGCGGTTCGACGCCCTGATGCCAAGCGAGATGAGCGGCGGGAGGCCACAGTACCGCAAGGTCCAGGTGCCGCCGCACCGCTTTGCGCCGCTGAAGAAGGCGTGGCTGGAGATCTACACCCCCGTCTACGAGCACATGAAGGTCGACATCCGCATGAACCTCAAGGTTGGTAACCCGGCTGCGTTTTCTAATGTCCCGTTGCTGCTTCTCTGAATAGTAAGAGCAAGTCCGAATTCGTGTGACCTGTGTTCCCTTCCTCTCATTTAAAACGCGTCATCCGGTCAGTAATTGCGGAGAAAATTATTGGTCTGCTGTTGATCATCGTTTCTTGTACTGTTTGGTTCAAGCACTTGTGTATTATGGAGAAAATCCGCACTAGCTTGTAGCACCTGTGGTTAATGGGGGACAACTTGTAAGATATCTCTGAATGTTTAGCATTTAGCTGTCTCCTTTGTAGCAATTTCATTAGTCTGTTTTTTTTCATCAACAGGCAAAAAGGGTTGAGCTGAAAACAAGGCATGATACACCAGATGTGAGCAACCTTCAGAAGTGTGCGGACTTCGTGCATGCTTTTATGCTTGGATTTGACATTGCCGATGCCGTTGCCTTGCTTCGTCTTGATGACCTGTATGTGGACTCCTTCGAGATCAAGGATGTGAAGACACTTCGAGGGGAGCATCTGTCGCGTGCCATTGGCCGCCTATCAGGGAAAGGAGGCAAGACCAAGTATGCCATTGAGAACTCTACCAGGACTCGCATAGTTATCGCTGATACGAAGATCCACATACTTGGATCCTTTGTTAACATCAAGGTTGCCAGggattcactctgtagtcttatcTTAGGTTCTCCTGCCGGAAAGGTCTATTCGAAGCTAAGGGCTGTATCTGCTAGGATGGCAGAAAGGTATTAGTTGAGTCTGGGTCACATTATATAGCTGCAGTTTTGGCCTTGTAAGGTGTTGTATCCGCTGATTTGTGTCCCTGTGCTATGCATTGTCTTGATATGAAGAACAACTTGGAAGTGCCGAGAGATCTGTGGTGATATTCCTTGTGTTCTGTTCTCGGCTTTTTCTTGGGAAAATGCTGTTCTGATACATGTTATATGTTTGCTTCGACTACTATTTATATATGCCAAACACTATTGTGTAAGTTGTGTGGTCTCTTTTTCTTCGAGTGTGTATTTTATACTCTATAGCATGgctatggatgtggagaatgatcAAGTTAACCTAGAATCTTGAATTGTCAGATTTGGTTGATTTACCCTTAGAAATGGACCACAACAATGGTTGTGAATCCTACAGAAAGTTTTGCATTTCTCTTGAGCAGTATGGCGAGCCCTTCGCACAGGAGGCTCACCCAAAACATATAGCATTGGTACAGTACTTTATTGCCATGTAAATTCATCTTAGCTTGGCTATGTTTGTTTAGATGCCATTGTTTTTCTCTTTGGTGCTTTGTTCTTTTAATCTTGGATTACCATCCTGTGCATGCACTGCGGTGCTTCTGCAGAGTTTGAGCTGGATAACAGTGCTCAATCTCCTGCCTCCAATGGTCCTTTACACTACAGTGACACCTATAACCAATCTGTCTCTCTTACGTCGTCACAGTCAGTAAGAGTTAGGATCAGACTTTGGAGAAGGTAAACATgtagagcataattggtttgctaccaacatttggcattgccaatatttggtaagccaacatttggcaaaaaCAAAAGTTGccaacttttggcaactttttgtgagATTGGCAACAAGAATTGGCAAGCAACCAATCTCTAGCCAATATTTGTAGTTCCTCAGCTACTATTCATACATATACCATGATTTTAGTTCCTCAAATTATAATTATAATTTCAGCTTATCTGTAGAAACTATTGAGAAAAGAATTATCTTAGTCTTCCACTATATTTTTCTTAGTTTTGTTGCTATAAATATTTATTGCAATTTAGGTTTATAGATGTTGTAAAGTGGTGTGCATCACGTGGTACCAAGAGAAATTGTTTCTTGGTTGTTTGATGAGTTCTCCAACTGTTTTATTTGACACCAGAAATCTTAATTCTAATTGATATGTTTAATCTGTGTAACCATTTGTTACGTCTTATAGCAATTGGAACCCTTTGGGGAAGATATGATATGTTTAATCTGTGTAATCTCGCGAGTGACATCACCACAAGGTTTAAAAATCCTGTTTGAAAATGCCAAGGGTGTTCCAACAAATGTTACTTTAAATATTATCTACAAGCAAATAATTAATGCTTTATAGGTAACTAGGAACGAATTATCTGGCTGGAGAAAACTTTTCCTTTGCTTAATTGTTTGCTTCTGAATTGTTTTTTTCTAGTAGGAGACTTTGTTTTCAGGCTGGCAGTACGAAGGCTCCAATTCAGACGGGCTTTTAGTGGTCACGCTGGCTTTATCAGCTGCGTTGTTCACACAAGACTACGCTGGTTTCATCAGTTGCACTTATTATTCTCCTATGGTTCTGTTCTGTTCGATATAAAAGAGAAGAAGCTTCTGCTCTGTTAATTCACTGAGTACTAGAATATCAATTTGTAGATCAATGGTATTCTGTTCTTCGTACTCTTGCCTGTATTTTGGTGTTCAGTTTTAGGAATCCAGCAGATTTTAGTGTTCAGTTTTTTGAGCCCAGCAGATTAGTTCTCCCTATTGTTTCCTTTCAGGCAGGGGTATTATTAGATGCATTCTATACTATGGGCCTTGCTACCAGCTGAGGAAACAAATGTAATGTTGCAGATTATACAAGCTACGCTGTATGACAAAAATAAATACATGGTTGTAGAAATCTCCAACGAAAAGAGTAGGCGGGCTTTTCCACGGGCGCGGCTTGCGCCGCGCTTTTTGAATAGTTATTCAATTTAAACTTTAAATATCAAACACTAGGAAGAGATTAAAAAAATTAAACCAACATTTCATCCACTTAGATTACTTGTACAGGCCAACAACAAAAGGATGTATTTATGAAACCTTCTGGTGGAGTATCTTTTTTCTCACACCCCAACAGAGTAGAGCATAGATGACCCACTATATTTTCTTTTCCAAACTAATGGACAGGCCAAATGATCTTCCTATTTcttattcttttcttttattctctATGAAATACAAATAATCAGTTTTTATTTAATCATGCATTCTTCAAAAAAATAGTAATATTTGTAAAAAGGTCAGATCTTTTTAACACTTCCATCGGTCCCTACTATGAACCAGAGCACCATGC from Triticum aestivum cultivar Chinese Spring chromosome 3B, IWGSC CS RefSeq v2.1, whole genome shotgun sequence includes these protein-coding regions:
- the LOC123069341 gene encoding RNA-binding protein pno1 gives rise to the protein MEVDRAPTAAAAGGSSSGAMAVDAAGGVEKPRFDALMPSEMSGGRPQYRKVQVPPHRFAPLKKAWLEIYTPVYEHMKVDIRMNLKAKRVELKTRHDTPDVSNLQKCADFVHAFMLGFDIADAVALLRLDDLYVDSFEIKDVKTLRGEHLSRAIGRLSGKGGKTKYAIENSTRTRIVIADTKIHILGSFVNIKVARDSLCSLILGSPAGKVYSKLRAVSARMAERY